The DNA window AAGCCTATTGCTAAAAAAGACAGCGAAAACAAGTCTTGAAAGTGATTAACACTTATAAGGTTAGGTAAAGCATAGGTTATTCCCCATAAGGCACTAAAAAGAACTGCTGCAGGTAAACCAATAAAAGCACAAATTGCTGCTGCTGCTACAACAATAGCAACTAACATTGACAATGATGTACCTTCCTCTCCTTCTTTCATCTTTTGAACTAGAACATATAAGATACCCATAATCACGATAAAAACAAATCCAATAATAAGATAAATTGTAATATAATAACTCTTTTTACTGTTATTATAAAACACACATTCGTTACAAGGGAATACCGAATGTTTGCGCTAAGTTTCTTTGTGCGACTTTTAAAAACAATAAAAAAGACAGCCCTCAACGTATGAGTGACTGCCTTTTTTATTTTAGTATTTATAGAAACATAGGAAGAACTTTTTAACGATACCAAATCGTTTTATCTTGATACGGAATACGTTTTGATGAACCTTCTTTGTTAGGGTGACCGACGTAAATTAATCCTAAGAGCTTATCGCCGTCTTCTAGAGATAAAAAGTCATTCAGTTCTGACTGGTAGACAATTTCACCCGTTCTCCAAATTGTCGCCAAACCTTGTTCTTCCGCTACCAATAGCATATTTTGTATACTTGCTGCTACGGCGGAGATTTCTTCAATTTCTGGGACTTTTCCAGAAGGACTTACTGCTACAGCAATAATGACAGGAGCACGAAGCGGGCCTTTTTTAGCTTTTGTTGTTTTTTTAAACGCTTCTTCTTCACTTAGGTGGGCAGTTTTTTGCTTCATAATACGTTCCATTTCGTCTCCTAAACGAATACGTGAATCCCCTGTAATCACTCGGAACTTCCAAGGCTCTGTCTTTTTATGGTTAGGAGCCCACGTGCCGGCTTCTAACATAAGGTTGATAGCATCTTCTGATACGTCTTTGTCTTGCATAGCTCCAATCGTTCTTCTGCTTTTAATAATATCTAATACGCTCATACTTTCCGTCTCCTTTTCTACATTCAATTTATTAGTATAGGTATGTATATGTCTTGTATATAGAATAATTGAAAATCATTCTCACTGTCAATTGTTTTGCTTATCACTGGGGTGGTGATAAATATGCCAATTTTTTAAGCATGTTTGTTTTTTTAGCAGTTTTTCTTTTAATTATTTGGCAGTTTTGTCAAATAAAAAACGATTTGGAACATGTAGTCCAAATCGTTTTTTTATCTTATACCCAGCCGCGGAAACGGGAAGCTTCAGCTGATTTTTTGATTCCAGCCATGTAAGCGGCTAGTCTCATATCTACATCATTTTCTTGAGCGATTTGATAAATAGTTTCAAATGAATCTACCATTACTTTACGTAATTTGTAAGCTACTTCTTCTTCAGACCAGTAGTAGCCTTGATTATTTTGCACCCATTCGAAGTATGAAACCGTTACGCCTCCAGCACTTGCTAAAATATCTGGCACTAAAAGCACACCTTTTTCATCTAAAATGCGCGTGGCCTCAAGCGTAGTCGGCCCGTTCGCTGCTTCTACTACAATAGAGGCTTTGATGCGATCCGCGTTACGGACAGTAATTTGATTAGAAATTGCTGCGGGTACTAAAATATCACATTCTTGTTCTAATAGCTCTTCGTTTGTAATCACATTCGTAAATAAATTAGTTACGGTACCAAAACTGTCTCGTCGATCAAGCAGGTAATCAATATCAAGACCAAGCGGATCATAAAGAGCACCGTATGCGTCTGAAATGCCAATTACTTTTGCTCCTGCATCATGCATGAACTTAGCGAGAAAACTGCCGGCATTTCCGAACCCTTGAATAATAATCCGCGCTTCTTGCAAGTTAAGGCTTTTCTTTTTGACAGCTTCTTCAATACAAATGGTTACTCCTTTAGCCGTTGCGGTTTCACGTCCTTGAGACCCTCCTAGTACGATGGGTTTTCCAGTAATAAAACCAGGAGAATCAAACTCACGGAGTCGGCTATATTCATCCATCATCCACGCCATAATTTGAGAGTTTGTATAGACGTCTGGTGCAGGGATATCTTTAGTAGGTCCAACTATTTGACTGATAGCTCTTACATAGCCGCGGCTGAGTCGTTCTAGTTCACCAAAAGACATGTTTCTTGGGTCGCATACAATTCCGCCTTTACCGCCGCCATACGGAAGGTCGACAATCCCGCATTTTAAACTCATCCAAATGGATAATGCTTTTACTTCTTCTTCATTTACTTCAGGATGAAAGCGCACGCCTCCTTTAGTAGGTCCGACAGCATCATTATGCTGAGAGCGGTAGCCGGTAAATACTTTTACCGATTCGTTATCCATTTTAACGGGAATACGAACCGTCATCATGCGCAGCGGTTCTTTCAATAAATGGTACACTTCTTCACCATAACCTAGTTTTTGAAGCGCTTCTTGAATAACGGTTTGAGTAGATAAAAATAAATTAAGTGATTCCTGTTCTTGCTCCTGTTCTTTTTTTAATTCACTAGCTGTTTTTGTAATGGACATTCTGTTCACCCCATATTAATCATTGAAATTTCTCAATAATTTAACATGCAATTCCTGTGCCAATTTCGACTGTTTTAAAACGCTTTTATTTTATAAATAATCTGCATTAGCAAGCCTTATATTCCCTGCATAGGCTGATATTAGTATATACTTAAAGAAATAAGACAAACTATTTATACTACAAAGGAGGAAAGTGCTATGTTAAATGAAAGAAAAGAACAAGAGCGAAGCAATTACTATATAGAATGCTGTTCCATCTGCGGAGAAAGGCTAACATCTTTTCAGGAAAAAGAAATCTTCACATGCGACAGCTGTTTTGAACAAAAAGTAAACGATGTACTTTCTGAGTTGTAGGCAGGTACTCTATTTTTTAGAAACAGGTGTCACAATATTAAAGTTTGTATCGATAGAATCCTGACAAGACAAAAAGAAATCCCATTTTGATTTATCTCCTTGAACAACTATGACTGAACTATAAGAGTGATCATTTGTAGTTGTGAGTCGATATAAGGTATCTTGCCACATCGTTACCGTCACCTCAGCTTTCTTTCGCGTATCTCCAAGATACCTAAAGATTCCATGCTTAAGTTCTGTGAGAGCTACCTCATTACGATCTGGTATGGCAAACAATATACGGTAGTTACATGCTCCTGCCTTTAATCCATCTACGCGAATGCTAAATAGTTCTAAAATATTTTTCAAAGGAAGTGTATCCCATACTTCTTTTGTGATAATGTTGTCCGCTCCGCCCATATACTCTACATATTTTTAGCTGATTCTTCGGGAAACAGTTTATTTAAATCAACTGGGTTACTGTTATACCAGCCCATATAGCGCAGATAAGCTGCTTTTGCATTGTGGTTAACCGTTCCATAAAAGCCGTTTGTATACCATTCTTGAGATAGGGTTTCTGGTAGCCTCATCATTCGGCCGACGTGATCAATGGTATATCCTTGATTCATCAGTCTTAAAGTTTGGTCATGAATATACTGATAAACATCTCGTTGATTTTCTATATATGCGATGCACGATTGGTTCCCGAACCTTGGCCAATTATGTACGCCGAATAGCGTTGTTAATTCTTGGCCGAATAAATCAATTGCTTGCTGCAAGTATCTTGCCCATGCTGCTGCGTCTCTTACTTTTGCTCCTCTGAGTGTATAAAGGTTGTGCTGAGTCGCCGTACAGTTTTCTGCAATACACAGAGACTTTTCACTAGGAATATAGATGTTCATTTCAGCAGGTGCTTCCGTCCCTGGCGTAAGCTGAAATTGAAATGAGACGCCATCAATTCTCTTACTCACATAAGAATTATGTTCCGAAGGACGAATTTCTTCTATTCCTTTGATGAGTGTAATTGTTCCAAACGAAATTTCTTTTCCGATACCGTTGTCAATTAAGCCTTTTTCATCTCGTCGCAGTCGAATACCATACATGTATTGACTTCTTCGTGTCATTGCTACTGCCGCCGTGACGTTTTCATCGATAATAGCGTCCATAAACCCAGCAGGAGCATAAACTTTACTAGGTTTATTTTGTGATGAGTCAGGTAATATCCCTAGAACTCCGCCGTAATGATCCATATGGGAATGAGAGAAGATAACTGCTTTGATAAGGTGTTTTCCAAAGTGATGGTTTACTAGTTTAAGCGCTTCTTCTGCTGTTTCTTTGGATGTTAAACAGTCAATAACAATCCATCCCGTTTTCCCTTTAACAAACGTAATATTGGCCATATCAAAGCCTCTTACTTGAAAGATGTTTTCAGTTACTTGATATAAGCCAGCTTGTACATTTAATTTCCCTTGTTCCCACAGTTTAGGATGGACAGTAGCAGGTATGGATTATTCAAATAAAAAAGCGTACTTTCTTAAATCCCATACAGGATACAGCTGATTTTTTTAGAAATCACAGGAAAAGGTACGCGTACAAGAGATTGGTAATCCGCAAGATTTTGTTCTGATTTCACTTGTTTCCAGTCTATTTTTTCGTAAGCTTCAGCATTGGTCGCTGCAGTCTTTTGAGTAGCATCTTTTCGGTGAATCGTTAACCCCTGTTCATAATCAAACAGCAGAACCCCCTCCTTTTTATTACTTTATGCGTAAAAATAAGACGAAGTACAAAAAGGCAGTGAAAATAGAGTGAACAAAAAAAGAAGATGTGCTTAAGGCGCATCTTCTTTTTTATACTGGATTTTACGTTTGAATAGTCGAGTATTCTGTCTTGATTAGACAGCCTAGCACTTAGTATAACGATTGTTTACCAATGTGCCTTTTGTAATCAAAGCAAATCTTCCTTCTAAGGTGCTCAATACGTTTCTTGAAGTCGCTGTAAAACAATGCATGTATACAGTCTCTCCTTTCTTGTATTGACCTTACATAGAATGTGTACCCGCAGTAAATGACTTAAAACTTACTTTAGGCTCTTTTATCGCTATTTTTTTACCCATTTGTCATTATCATCTTTTTTGTACTTCGTTTTCACCGCATTCCAAGCAACTTTGTGAGCGGTAGCTTCTTTTTTGTATTCATCACTAGCTGAGTTGAATGCTTCTTTATAAATTTCCTGAGCGTGATGAGGAAGATTATCTCTTACTCCATCAGGCAATTCTTTTAATGAATTGTAAGGCATAATAGTATTCCTCCTTGAAAACATCTTTTACTACTGATTTACCTATTTTCAAAGAGTGTAAACATTTAATAAATATAGTCCTTATATAAGTCAGACTGAATAACCTTTTTATAAGCGAGTCCGTGTTTCTTAGTAAGGGCTTTTACTTTATCTACACAGCTTTGAGCGCTTCTTGGTGATACGTAAATTTCATTGATAAGCTGATGTAAATTACATGTAAGGAGATTACCATACTCATGAGAAAACTCATACGATCTTTTTTCAAGGATGTCCATTCGTTTTTGCCATTGATTTGCGGAGATACCTTGAATTTCGAATAGCTTTTGCAGCTTCCAGGCATGTATACGACTTGCTATAATAACCAGCCTCAATTCATTTTCATGCTGATAGGACTTTCGCTTGTAAAATAACGTATCATATACAGAGTGACTGACCATTTCTTTTTGGAAGTCTATGTACTGTACTTTACCGGAGAAGATTTTATAACGTAAATCTTTAATACTGCATAATAAATTTTCATAGGTGGTTTTAATAGCTATACCATCATTCCCTTTTAAATATAGGTCCCACATTCCAGCAGCTTCGTACTCATTGATATGCCAGGATGAAACAGCAGAAAATTCATGAA is part of the Priestia aryabhattai genome and encodes:
- a CDS encoding nitroreductase family protein, which gives rise to MSVLDIIKSRRTIGAMQDKDVSEDAINLMLEAGTWAPNHKKTEPWKFRVITGDSRIRLGDEMERIMKQKTAHLSEEEAFKKTTKAKKGPLRAPVIIAVAVSPSGKVPEIEEISAVAASIQNMLLVAEEQGLATIWRTGEIVYQSELNDFLSLEDGDKLLGLIYVGHPNKEGSSKRIPYQDKTIWYR
- a CDS encoding Glu/Leu/Phe/Val family dehydrogenase, whose amino-acid sequence is MSITKTASELKKEQEQEQESLNLFLSTQTVIQEALQKLGYGEEVYHLLKEPLRMMTVRIPVKMDNESVKVFTGYRSQHNDAVGPTKGGVRFHPEVNEEEVKALSIWMSLKCGIVDLPYGGGKGGIVCDPRNMSFGELERLSRGYVRAISQIVGPTKDIPAPDVYTNSQIMAWMMDEYSRLREFDSPGFITGKPIVLGGSQGRETATAKGVTICIEEAVKKKSLNLQEARIIIQGFGNAGSFLAKFMHDAGAKVIGISDAYGALYDPLGLDIDYLLDRRDSFGTVTNLFTNVITNEELLEQECDILVPAAISNQITVRNADRIKASIVVEAANGPTTLEATRILDEKGVLLVPDILASAGGVTVSYFEWVQNNQGYYWSEEEVAYKLRKVMVDSFETIYQIAQENDVDMRLAAYMAGIKKSAEASRFRGWV
- a CDS encoding alkyl sulfatase C-terminal domain-containing protein, with protein sequence MGGADNIITKEVWDTLPLKNILELFSIRVDGLKAGACNYRILFAIPDRNEVALTELKHGIFRYLGDTRKKAEVTVTMWQDTLYRLTTTNDHSYSSVIVVQGDKSKWDFFLSCQDSIDTNFNIVTPVSKK
- a CDS encoding alkyl sulfatase dimerization domain-containing protein, whose protein sequence is MANITFVKGKTGWIVIDCLTSKETAEEALKLVNHHFGKHLIKAVIFSHSHMDHYGGVLGILPDSSQNKPSKVYAPAGFMDAIIDENVTAAVAMTRRSQYMYGIRLRRDEKGLIDNGIGKEISFGTITLIKGIEEIRPSEHNSYVSKRIDGVSFQFQLTPGTEAPAEMNIYIPSEKSLCIAENCTATQHNLYTLRGAKVRDAAAWARYLQQAIDLFGQELTTLFGVHNWPRFGNQSCIAYIENQRDVYQYIHDQTLRLMNQGYTIDHVGRMMRLPETLSQEWYTNGFYGTVNHNAKAAYLRYMGWYNSNPVDLNKLFPEESAKNM
- a CDS encoding ChaB family protein produces the protein MPYNSLKELPDGVRDNLPHHAQEIYKEAFNSASDEYKKEATAHKVAWNAVKTKYKKDDNDKWVKK
- a CDS encoding DUF2971 domain-containing protein gives rise to the protein MDLAYREKAYEYAKRFESSYDDYDERYKVHNNPTVWRFMSLSDFQGLLENNALFFAKPGAFLDPLEGCSSMWNIEELREKGERHNRTSRTYIRKIHEFSAVSSWHINEYEAAGMWDLYLKGNDGIAIKTTYENLLCSIKDLRYKIFSGKVQYIDFQKEMVSHSVYDTLFYKRKSYQHENELRLVIIASRIHAWKLQKLFEIQGISANQWQKRMDILEKRSYEFSHEYGNLLTCNLHQLINEIYVSPRSAQSCVDKVKALTKKHGLAYKKVIQSDLYKDYIY